The sequence ATTCCACTTCTTTTAGCTTTCATAACAGCCCTCATTTTAAATCCAGCTGTTAGATGGCTTGAATATAGATTCAAACTAACACGAAAATTGGCAGTCATTATTATGTTTCTTTTTTTTATCGGTGTTGTGGGCACTTCTGGATCTTTTATCGTGGTAAACTCCATTAGTCAATTAGTAGATGTAGCTGAACGATTACCTACCTACATCGATAATGTAAATAACCTACTTCTCCAGTGGGAAGAAGATATTGAACTAATTACTGAAGATCTTCCTGAACAATTTATAGAACAGGTTAAACAGTCAATAGAGGATAGTCTTTCTACCTTTAATGACACAATTAATGAATATTTAACCATTGATAACCTCACTTCAATTGCGGCAAGTATTCCAAATTATTTAGTAAGTATTATCGTTTATCTTATTGCATTGTTCTTATTTATGCTTGATCTGCCTAAATTGAAAAGTCAATCTTACAACCTAATGACAGAAAACACCGCTGAAAAGGTTCGTTTTATGAATGCCCGATTATCCTATGTCATTGTAGGTTTTTTAAAAGCTCAGTTCTTAGTAAGTATCATTATCTTTATCGTGTCACTCATTGGATTACTATTCATAATCCCAAATGTTGCATTAATCATGTCACTAATCATATGGATTATTGATTTCATCCCAATTATTGGTTCTATAATTATTCTCGGACCCTGGGCGTTATATATGTTCTTTGCCGGACATTATGTGATGGGAATTAAATTAACGATACTGGCTATTATTTTGTTAACTATACGTCGTACAGTTGAACCAAAGGTAATGGGCCATCATATTGGACTATCCCCTTTAGCAACTCTTATTGCTATGTATCTAGGACTTAAATTGTTAGGTATATTAGGTTTTATTATTGGACCATTACTTCTTATTGCTTTTAATTCTGCTAAAGAAGCTGGAATTATTAAGATCAATTTTAAAATTTAAATGAAATAATTATAGAAATAAGCTTGTGGAGTAATACTCTACAAGCTTATTTATTTAATTCTTTTATAAAGTGAAGTATAGATTTTTCTTGTTTTATTTGTAAAAAACCGAACGTACGAAGAATCCGTTGCGAAATTATATTTGAGATATCACATTGAGCATGTATCTTTTGGTAACCTTTACTTTTTGCCCAATCTAACAATAAAGGAATAGCTTCTTTTATATAGCCGCATTTTCTAAAGGATGGACATATATAATACCCCAACTCCAGTTCTTTCTTCATTACAAGGCCATGGAACCCTATATGACCAACCACTGTATTTTCTAACTTGCTGTAGATAACCCACGGACCTAAGCCGAAATGTGTAGGATCCTTCTCTAGCTTTTCCAAATAGAACGGAAGATTTGCTAGGAGTGCATCATCAGGCCATTCTTCATGATATTTAATCTTCCTACTTTGGTACCAATTATAAGTATCTCTTTGTAACATTACTCCGTCTTCATTTCCAAGAGGAAAAACCACAATCCTATTTGTATGAATTTCACCAATCAATAAAAAAACCACCCCTCCTATAGAAAAAAAGATCTGCCACTAGATAGCTGCAGATCTCCTTTGTACTATGTACCCAATATAGCTTTCAACATACTTGTGGTCTCTCCGCCCTCGTAAAGGATATATAAGAGAAAGTAAACAACAACACCTGTTATTGCAGTAAAAAACCACACAATACTTGTAACTGGTCCCCATTTTCGATGCTTTGAAATTTTTCGTTTAAAAGCAAGGGTTAGAGTTACGAGACCAAATATTCCTCCTGTTGTAGCAAGAAAAATATGGAAAACAAGAAAAATAGTATAGGGCGTTTTTAACTCATCTGGTCCCCCAAAACTTGTATTACCTACAAATATTGTCCTTGACATATAGATAATAAAAAACAAAAGAGCACTTAATGCAGCTAAAATCATAACAGTTCTATGTTCTTTTTTTCTCCCTTTTACGATCAAGGTCCAACCGATGGCTATCAAGATGGCGCTTAACACAATTAAAAAGGTACTTATCGTTGGTAATAGTGGCACTATTATTCCCCTTTCTCTTTCTATTTTAATTGGAAGAACCAGATGGAATTGGATCAATAGTATTCTTTTCTTGACTAACCCACTTAAAGAAAATAATTCCTAAATAGGTTCCATAAACAATTTCTTGAGTTATTTTCATTATAATTCCGCCAAGTTGCTGATCATACAGAATGGAAATTGGTGAAAATAATTCAGGACCACTTAATGTTAATCCACTTAATACATCTTGTGGCACACATAGGGATAAGGCATTCATCCAACTTCCTGATTGACTATAAGTTTCGTATAACGGAGTATTAGAAAAAATAATAAGAGCACAAGCCGGTGTTAGCAACACCCCGTTTGCAAAAATATAACCTAGTTTCATTAAGGGGCTTAATGTATTATGCTCTTCTAAAGGAGTAAAAATGGGCCACCATACAGCAAATGCTGCTATTAAAATTACTGTAGTTATTACAGCATGAGCTAATGGGCTCGCTTTAGTAAAGTCAAAGACCTCTGGAATGTGGTAAATCGAAAACAACCCATTAAACAAAAATAAAGCTATTAAGGGCTTGGTAATGATTTTGAATATTGACCGAATGACAGGTATACGTATGAATTTTCTCCAGAATTCAACCGGAATTCCTTTAATTATTAAAGCAGGAAAAACAAGATAATATAATGCCATTTGAGCCATATGGGCTGACAACATTATATGACTAACGAGGTCGACAGGGCTTCCTTTAATGATGTAAAGCAGGAGTAACCCAATATAAAAAGAAAATTTTTGTTTAATGCTTGGATGATCCTGAACTCCAAATTTGTGTCGTAACGGTCCAGTAATTAAAAAATAAGCCAATCCTAACAAAATAACAAACAGAAGATAATAAGGGCTCCATAAAGCTCTAAACCCAAAAATCTGTAATTTTATCCACATGCTGTTCACCTCAACGGTTATTGAAATAATAAAAGATTTGATAGTTTCATTAGTCGCATCATACCAAAAACAGAACCCAAACACCAGTAACAAAAGTGGAACTTCAATCAAGTGGCCGTCCCCACAGATTGTTAGCACCCAAGGGCCTTCGCTTGTTTCTGCGAAGTAGCTCTATGTAGCTTTCCTTTGTACGATTACTCGGGGCAAAAACTTCGAAGATTACTCGATGGAGCTTTTTCGCTGAGCTAGACAAATTTTATGCTTTCTTATCTTGCATAGAAAAGACTGGAGGGAAACCTCCTCCAGTCTCTTCAATTGAAGATTTACCACCAAACAATGGTAGATAATGCTGCAACTGTCAAAATTGCAACAAAAATCCCCGAAAATATAAACAAAGATGGTGCTTCATGCCCTTTTGTATTCATGTGCATAAAATAATACAGTTGGAAAATAACTTGCACAACTGCAAGCAGCAAAATTAAAGGAATGGTAAACATTTTTTCAATATCTGCCATCACTGCTGAAAAAGCAATAATGGTAAACACAATCATTAGAGTGAAAGTTATGACTTGATACCGCATCTCTTCACGATTTTTTCTTTTATGAAACTGTACATGTTCGTCTGAATGAGTAGTATGGTTTTCTCCTGTAGCCATTTATTACCCCACCTTTCCCATTAGGTACACAACCGTAAAGATAAAGACCCAAACTACATCAATGAAGTGCCAATATAGGCTTGCTACATAAAATTTAGGTGCATTATACAGATCCAAACCACGTTTAGCATTTCTAAACATTAATGTTAGAATCCATAAAAGTCCAAAAGCTACGTGTCCTCCATGGAATCCAACTAGTGTATAGAATGCTGATCCAAACGCAGAGGATTGGAAAGTATGACCATATTCATGGACATAATGATAAAACTCATAGATCTCACATCCTAAGAAGGCAAGACCTAATATGACCGTAACGCCTAACCAAACCTGCATTTTCCTAAAATCATTATTTCTCATATGATAAATGGCATAGACGCTTGTCAAAGAGCTAGTTAGAAGAAGCATAGTCATAACAAATACCAATTCTAATCCAAATAATTCTTTAGCAGGTGTTCCATCTAGATGTTGATTTCTGAGAGCGAGATAGGTTCCAAAAAGACTAGCAAATAAAACCGTCTCACCACCAAGGAAAAACCAAAAGCCTAAAAATTTATTCTTACCTTCTAATGTAGCTTTTTCTGGATGCTCAGGAAAGGTCTCTGGCTTTAAAGTATGTTCACTCATTATTTCCCAGCCCCCTCTTCTAACTCTTCTTTATGAATATGGTAACCATGGTCATCGATAACGGAACGTAAGAACATAGAGCCGAATGTTATTCCCATTCCAACGATCGCAACGATCCACCATCTACTATTATCAACTTGGAATGTAAATCCAAACGCTGCAATAAACAAGCCCAACGCTATCATAAAAGGTAAAATTGAAGAGTTTGGCATATGAATGTCGTTTACAGGTTCAGCAGGTGTCATCTCTTTTCGTCCCTCTGACTTTTCAACCCAATATGCATCCAATCCTCTTACTAAAGGTAATTGCTTAAAGTTATAAAATGGTGGTGGTGATGGAATTGTCCACTCAAGTGTACGGCCATCCCACGGATCATCCGGTGCAGGTTCACCTTTACGTGCTGTATAAATGACGTTATAGATAAAAATAATCGCTCCAATCGCCATTAAGAAAGCACCAATTGTGCTAATCAAGTTTCCAAGTTCTAGACTTTGACCCTCATGGAAAACCCAGTATCTTCTTGGCATACCCATCAATCCCAAGAAATGTTGAATAAAGAAAGTTAAATGGAAGCCAATAAAGAATGGCCAAAAAGCAAGTTTTCCCAATTTTTCATTTAAAACTTTTCCAAACATTTTAGGCCACCAATAAGTAAGACCAGCAAAGATTCCGAATACCACACCACCAACAATTACATAGTGGAAGTGAGCAACTACAAAATAAGTATCATGATAAACTAGGTCTGCAGGTGCCACCGCAAGCATTACTCCCGTCATACCTCCGATTACAAAGGAAGGGATAAAGGCAACAGACCAAAGCATAGGAGTAGTCATTTTAATATTTCCGCCCCACATTGTTAACAACCAGTTAAAAATCTTTATTCCTGTAGGTACAGCAATAGCCATAGTTGCTACTGCAAAAATAGAATTAGCCACAGGCCCTAGTCCAGTTGCAAACATATGGTGTGCCCATACCATAAATCCTAAAAATCCAATGAGTACTGTTGCGAATACCATTGAGGAGTATCCAAACAATCTTTTCTTAGAAAACGTACTAATAACATCACTAAACAAACCAAACACAGGGAGTATCAAAATGTATACTTCAGGATGTCCAAATATCCAGAAAAGATGCTCCCAAATAATTGCATTTCCACCCATTCCAGCATCAAAAAAGTTAGAACCGAATAAACGATCAAACATCATTAAGAACAATCCAACAGTTAAGGCTGGGAAGGCAAACAAAATGAGTGCACTAGTTACAAAGGAAGCCCATGTAAAAAGTGGCATTCTCATATAAGTCATTCCAGGTGTACGCATATTGATAATGGTAACAAGGAAGTTAATTCCTCCCATTAATGTTCCAGCCCCAGAAATCTGAAGCCCCAATGTGTAAAAGTCAACACCGTGATCCGGTGACATGATCGATAATGGTGCATAAGCAGTCCAGCCTGCATCAGGCACTTCCCCAAAAAACCAAGATACATTAAGGAATAATCCGCCAAATAGGAACAGCCAAAATCCTAGTGCATTTAAAAATGGGAAGGCTACATCACGAGCCCCAATTTGCAAAGGAACTACGGCGTTCATTAAAGCAAAAATCAATGGCATAGCAGCCAAGAATATCATGGTTGTACCATGCATTGTAAACATTTCATTATATACTTCTGCACTGACAAAAGCATTGTCTGGAGAAATTAGCTGAATTCTTATAATAAGTGCTTCCAATCCACCTAGAAGGAAGAAAAAACCACCGCCAATTAAATATAAAATCGCAATTTTTTTATGATCGACAGTGGTCAAATAGTCCCAAAGGACGGCGCCGAAGCCACGGTTTTGTGCAATCGCTGTACTCACGCTTTTTGACCTCCCTTATTCATTTTTATCGTCGATTTTTAATTGTTGTAGGTAATCAGCAATTTTACTTGCTTCTTCCTTTGTAAGACCGACGTTAGGCATTTTATTTCCTGGTTTTACATCCTGTGGATCTGAAAGCCATTCAACTACATTTTCTTTAGTATTATCTGTAAACCCTGCAACCTTTGATCGATTTCCAAAGTTAGTTAAGTTTGGACCTGTTTGAACCTGTGACCCTGCATCAACTGCGTGACAGCCAATACAACTTTTTTCTTGGAAAAGCTGTTGCCCTTCAAGTGCTGTAGTTGTTTCAGGTTTTTCATCCGCACTTTCTGCTTTCATTCCACTTACCCAGTCTTCATACTCTTCTGGAGAAACAGCTATTACTTTAAAGTCCATTAAGGAATGTGAATCTCCACAAAACTCAGTACATTTCCCCTCATAAACACCCTCTTCGTACGCAAGAAGGGTCATTTTATTCTCATTCCCCCCTGGATTAGCGTCCATTTTCCCCGCTATAGAAGGCAACCAGAAGGAGTGAATCACATCATCTGAACGAAGTTTTAAATAAACGCGAGTATCTGTCGGGATATACATATCTTGACTCGTCTGAATTTCTTCATTTTCATAATTAAAATGCCACCAGAATTGCTTTCCTGTAACTTGAATGACAATGGCATCTTCCGCTTGATCAGCAGGAGGTTCAGCGTCTGCAAGCTCAAATGTGGTAATGACAGTTGGCACCGCTAACACTAATAAAAGCAATATCGGTATGACGGTCCAAACAATTTCAAGAAGATGATTTCCTTCCTTTTGCTCAGGAATAAAATCTTCTTGCCCCTTTTTTTGACGATAACGAATAAGTACGAAAGTATAAATTGTCATAACGACAAGAAAAACTCCGACCATCACATAGATACTTAACATCATGAGGTCGTACAATGTTTCAGCGCCTTCTCCTTTTGGTTGTAAAGCGCTTAGGTTTGGTTCTCCACATCCAGTCAGAAATAGTGCAATGAGACCAAATATGAACAGAGCTTTAAACTTTCCCATCCATCCTTTCATTCATTAAACCTCTCTTTCTCTAAATAGTTCTCTTTTATTTCTATAAGAAAAACCGATCTACATACCTTTTAAACTATAGATTGGTTTTTATTATTAAAAAATGAATCAACTTAAAAATGGTATTGGTAAAGTAACAATTACCATTGATGAAAAGAGTATCGTTAAATAATTTAAGGAGTATACAAACATTAAGGTTGCCCATTTTATTTCATTTTTCATAAATAACCCCATTAAACTTAAAACAAACCACCCTACGGATAAAATTGTAGCTAAAACAACAAAGAAAGTGCCCAGTGAGCCTAAGTAAAACGGTAACGGTAATAAGCATGAAACGTAGACAATCATTTGTCGTTTCGTAATGGAAAACCCGTGAACTACTGGCAACATTGGAATACCAGCGGCTCTATATTCTTCCGTTTTCTTCATGGCTAATGCAAGAAAATGCGGAGTTTGCCAAATAAACATAATTAAAAATAAAATCCAAGCTGTAATATCTAGATTAGGGTCAATAGCAGCCCATCCAATAAGTGGTGGAACTGCACCGGAAAAACTTCCAATAACTGTATTTAAAGTATACCTTCGTTTTGACCACATAGTATACAGCACCACATAAGTAAACCACCCAAAAAAACCTATCAATACAGCTGACCAATTTACCATCGCTAGAAAAAAGAGACCTAATAAAGTTAATGAAATACCTATTCCTAAGATAGCTTGTAAGGATATAGTTCCTGTTACGGTTGGTCTTGCCTTAGTTCGTTTCATAAGATGATCAATATCACGATCATAGTAATTATTTAAGACACATCCCCCTGCAATAATTAGGGAACTCCCAGCCATTGTATATAGAAAAGGTTTCCAATAAAGTAGGAATCCTCCAGTTCCAGTAAAATGCACCGCTAACCAAAAGCCTGCAAATGTTGTAATTAGATTAGAATTTATGATTCCTATTTTAATTAGTGCTAAAAAGTCATTCCATAGTGCGGAAAAATTAGTGGTATCATTGGATTTATTTAATACTTTAGTGTCAACAACCCTTGGTTGATTCATTGTGGCTACTCCCTCCCACTTTCCCATTTTCAATTTTAATACTACCCCTTTATTGGAAAGCGATTGTAATGATATAGTTTTAACCTTAAAACCGCATGCTATCCGAGTTCAACATACAAATGTATTGTACCATGATTTTTTATTTCTATCTAATTAATCACATTTTTATCGTAATTTGTGACATTTAAGTGAACTTTTCATCTTTTTATTGATTAAAATTCCCCTACCGCTAAAAAGAAATAATAAAATTATCCCTATTTATTTCTAGCAAACAACTTTTTTCAATGCAAGTGTTTTTTTGTTTTTAATAGTGAAAATAGTGTTAAATAATGATACGATATCTTTTGTGTCAAGAGAATAGATCAATATGGATTTTTATTTTCCACCCTCTTAAATGCGGAGGGATATATTTTGCTCAAATCTTTCAGTTTATATTAAAATGGTTAAGTGGGTGCATCAAAATCACCCACTTAAGATGCTGGATTTTTAAATGGAAGTCCAAGTAAAACGAGGTGCTAGGATATGCTAAAATTTTTAAAGATTCTATCTGTCATAACAACCATTGGAATGGTATTTGTTTTAATAGGTGGAGCACTGGTAACAAAAACGGAATCCGGAATGGGATGTGGATCAAGCTGGCCATTATGCAACGGAGAGATTATCCCCTCTAACATTACAACAGAATTAGTTATTGAGTTTAGCCATCGTGCTGCCTCTGGTTTTGTAGGAATTTCCCTGCTTATTTTGTCATACCTAGCTTGGAAATATATTGGACATATTCGTGAAACAAAAATTTTAGTTGTGCTATCATTGATGTTTTTAATTTTACAGGGATTGATTGGAGCAGCTGCTGTGGTATGGGGGCAATCTGACTTTGTTCTAGCCATGCATTTTGGAATTTCTCTAATTTCTTTTGCTACAATATTTATTCTTATGTTACTGATTTTTGAAATCGATTTAAAGTTTGATGCTCAATCCCTTCATATTCATAAATCTTTGAGAAAGCAGTTTTATGGACTAACTATTTATACCCTAATAGTCGTTTACACCGGCGCTTTAGTCCGCCATACCTCAGCTAGTTTAGCTTGTTCAAACTGGCCCTTATGCGGTATTGGAATAAACTCCTGGTCTTTTTATGAATGGGTACAAATGGGGCATAGATTAGCGGCAGGCCTACTTTTTATTTGGGTAACCATTCTGCTTTTCAAAGTAAGTAAATCCTATAAAAATAGCAAAGTTATGTATTATGGATGGTGGGCGGCTTTTGGTTTGATCTTCCTACAAGTTATATTAGGCGGACTTATCATTTTCACAAAATTGAACCTGATTATAGCACTGCTTCATGCCTTTATTATTTCTTGTTTTTTTGGTCTATTGAGCTATTTCCTTTTATTATCTTCCAGAAGTGCACGATCTGAAAAAAACCAGTAAGTTCTAAAAAACGAGGATATCCATTTGGACACCCTCGTTTTTTTATTCAAACTCTATTAACAAATCTCCGACATGAATGGCTTCACTGTTTTTCACATAAATATCTTTGATTCTTCCATCAAATGGAGCTTGGACAGTTGTTTCCATCTTCATAGCTTCTGTAATCATAATATGATCACCTTTTTTCACCTTTTCTCCGGGGTCTACCAATACTTTTAGAACCGTTCCTGGCATCGTTGCCCCTATATGCTTTGAATTGTTTTTATCTGCTTGAGGACGTTTAACTACAGTTGCTTTAATACTGCGGTCTTGAATAACAACCTCACGAGCTTGACCGTTCAATTCAAAATAAACTATTCTAGTCCCATCCAACTGCGCCTCACCAATAGAAACAAGTTTCACGATTAAGGTCTTTCCTTGTTCAATTTCAACTTCAATCTCTTCCCCTAACCTCATACCGAAAAAGAAAGTTGGTGTATCAAGTACAGACATATCACCATATTGCTCCGTAAAACGATGATAGTCATGAAAAACCTTAGGATATAAAGCACTCGTAATTAAATCAAAGCTGGTTACTTGTCTTCCCAATTGGTGAAAGAGGGTATCTCTTAATTCGCTGAAATCCACTGGTTCTAACAACTCGCCAGGACGTGTAGTTATCGCATCACGTCCTTTTAAAATAATGCGCTGAATCTCTTGTGGAAACCCTTGATAGGGCTGTCCTAAATGACCTTGGAAAAACTCAACCACAGAATTCGGAAAATCAAGTGTTTCTCCATGATCATAAATATCATCTTCTGTGAGGTTATTTTGAACCATATATAGAGCCATATCCCCAACTACCTTACTAGAAGGTGTAACTTTTACAATGTCACCAAATAAGTCATTGACTCGACGATACATAGATTTCACTTCGTCCCAGCGATCCTCCAATCCAACCGCTTTAGCCTGCTGTTGAAGGTTACTGTATTGGCCTCCAGGCATTTCATGCTCATAAACCTCTGAATGTGGAGCATTCATACCGCTTTCAAATACATGATAATATTTTCTAATGTCCTCCCAATAATGACCTAATTGCTCATAGGACTGAATAGAAAGATTAGGTTTTCTTTCAGAACCTTGAAGAGCATAATAAAGGCTATTGGCACTTGGTTGGGATGTTAATCCAGCCATCGTTCCTGCAGCAACATCTACTACATCAACACCTGCTGCAATGGCCCTTGCATAAGTGTAAATTCCATTTCCACTTGTATCATGGGTATGAAGGTGAATAGGAATATCAATGGATTCCTTTAATGTTGATATAAGTTGATAAGCAGCCTCTGGCTTCAATATACCAGCCATATCTTTAATTCCAAGAATATGTGCACCAGACTCCTGAAGCTCTTTCGCCAGATTTTTATAATAAGTCAAATTGTACTTTGGACGACCCAAGTCCAATATATCACCTGTATAACAAATGGTTGCCTCTGCAATCTTATTTTGTTGACGGACAGAGTCAATAGCCACTCTCATGCTATCTACCCAGTTTAGGCTGTCAAAAATTCTAAATACATCTATTCCTGCCATTGAGCTCTTTTCAACAAATTCACGAATTAGATTATCAGGATAATTTTTATACCCTACCGCATTGCTCGCTCTTAAAAGCATTTGAAGTAGAACATTAGGCATATGTTCTCGAATTTTTAATAACCTATCCCATGGATCCTCTTTAAGGAAACGATACGCAACATCAAAAGTTGCACCTCCCCACATTTCTACAGAAAATAAATTTGGTAAAAGTCGTGCGGTGGGTTCTGCTATGGATACCAAGTCTTTTGTTCTCATCCTTGTAGCAAGTAAGGATTGATGAGCATCCCGGAATGTCGTATCTGTTAATAAAACTTCCTTTTGCTCTTTTAGCCATCTAGCAACACCATCAGGACCTTCTACTTCTAGGATTTGTTTAGTTCCACTTGGAATAGGCTCAGAGTACTTCACCTTTGGCATCCTAGGTTTTGAAAATAATGGTTTCTTAGATGGTTTTAGTCCTTCATAACCATTGATGGTAACATCTCCAATATAGGAGAGCATCTTCGTTCCTCTGTCTTTCCTTTTAGGAAAAACAAACAACTCAGGAGATTGATCAATAAATGTTGTATCGTACTCCCCGGATATAAACTTTGGATGTTTGACCACATTTTCAAGGAATGGGATGTTAGTTTTTATACCTCTTATTCGGAATTCCCTTAAGTTCCTTACCATTTTCTGTGCTGCCTGTTCAAACGTAAGAGCATAAGTAGATAGTTTCACAAGTAAAGAGTCATAGTAAGGGGAAATAATGGCCCCTTGGAATGAATTACCTGCATCTAAACGGACACCAAAACCTCCTCCTGATCGATAGGCAGCGATTTTCCCAGCATCAGGCATAAAGTTATTTAACGGATCTTCTGTTGTCACTCGCGATTGGATTGCGTATCCATGTAAATGAATATTTTCCTGAGTAGGTATCCGTACTTTTTCCGAATGAAGTTCTAAGCCCTGGGCAACGAAAATTTGAGATTGAACAATATCGATCCCAGTGACTAACTCCGTAATAGTGTGCTCTACTTGAACACGTGGGTTTACTTCAATAAAATAAAAATCTTGATTAGTTACAAGAAATTCAACTGTACCCGCATTAACATAATTTACATTTTTCATTAAGGATACAGCAGCCTGACATATTTGGTCACGCAACGTCGGAGATAAGTTAACACTAGGCGCTACTTCTACTACCTTTTGATGTCTTCTTTGGACAGAACAATCACGATCATATAAATGAACAAGATTACCAAAATGGTCTCCCATGATTTGAACTTCTATATGTTTTGGTTTTTCAATCAGCTTTTCCACATAAACTTTGTCGTCTCCAAAAGCTGCTTTAGCCTCGGATTTTGCCCGTTCAAATGATTCCTTTAATGAATTTTCATTTCTAACAATTCTCATTCCGCGGCCGCCACCGCCCAGGGAAGCTTTAATAATAATCGGATAGCCTGCTGTTTTTACAAACTCTTCAATTTCTTCTAAAGATGTAACAGGACCATCTGTACCGGGTATAACTGGGATACCAGCCTTAATCGCTTGTTCCCTTGCTTTCACTTTATCACCAAACATGTCTAAATGATTAACAGAAGGACCAATAAAGATAATCCCTTCTTCTTCACATCTTCTTGCAAAGTGAATATTTTCAGATAAGAACCCATAACCTGGATGAATAGCATCCACTCCAACACTTTTGGCAATTTCAAGGATTCCCTCAATATCCAAGTAGGCATCAATCGGCTTTTTATCTTCCCCCACAAGATAAGCTTCATCAGCTTTATATCTGTGATAGGAACCGGAATCTTCTTTTGAATAGATTGCTACAGTTCTAATATTTAATTCAT is a genomic window of Bacillaceae bacterium S4-13-56 containing:
- the cyoE gene encoding heme o synthase: MNQPRVVDTKVLNKSNDTTNFSALWNDFLALIKIGIINSNLITTFAGFWLAVHFTGTGGFLLYWKPFLYTMAGSSLIIAGGCVLNNYYDRDIDHLMKRTKARPTVTGTISLQAILGIGISLTLLGLFFLAMVNWSAVLIGFFGWFTYVVLYTMWSKRRYTLNTVIGSFSGAVPPLIGWAAIDPNLDITAWILFLIMFIWQTPHFLALAMKKTEEYRAAGIPMLPVVHGFSITKRQMIVYVSCLLPLPFYLGSLGTFFVVLATILSVGWFVLSLMGLFMKNEIKWATLMFVYSLNYLTILFSSMVIVTLPIPFLS
- the pyc gene encoding pyruvate carboxylase, with protein sequence MGRSKEIKKILVANRGEIAIRVFRACNELNIRTVAIYSKEDSGSYHRYKADEAYLVGEDKKPIDAYLDIEGILEIAKSVGVDAIHPGYGFLSENIHFARRCEEEGIIFIGPSVNHLDMFGDKVKAREQAIKAGIPVIPGTDGPVTSLEEIEEFVKTAGYPIIIKASLGGGGRGMRIVRNENSLKESFERAKSEAKAAFGDDKVYVEKLIEKPKHIEVQIMGDHFGNLVHLYDRDCSVQRRHQKVVEVAPSVNLSPTLRDQICQAAVSLMKNVNYVNAGTVEFLVTNQDFYFIEVNPRVQVEHTITELVTGIDIVQSQIFVAQGLELHSEKVRIPTQENIHLHGYAIQSRVTTEDPLNNFMPDAGKIAAYRSGGGFGVRLDAGNSFQGAIISPYYDSLLVKLSTYALTFEQAAQKMVRNLREFRIRGIKTNIPFLENVVKHPKFISGEYDTTFIDQSPELFVFPKRKDRGTKMLSYIGDVTINGYEGLKPSKKPLFSKPRMPKVKYSEPIPSGTKQILEVEGPDGVARWLKEQKEVLLTDTTFRDAHQSLLATRMRTKDLVSIAEPTARLLPNLFSVEMWGGATFDVAYRFLKEDPWDRLLKIREHMPNVLLQMLLRASNAVGYKNYPDNLIREFVEKSSMAGIDVFRIFDSLNWVDSMRVAIDSVRQQNKIAEATICYTGDILDLGRPKYNLTYYKNLAKELQESGAHILGIKDMAGILKPEAAYQLISTLKESIDIPIHLHTHDTSGNGIYTYARAIAAGVDVVDVAAGTMAGLTSQPSANSLYYALQGSERKPNLSIQSYEQLGHYWEDIRKYYHVFESGMNAPHSEVYEHEMPGGQYSNLQQQAKAVGLEDRWDEVKSMYRRVNDLFGDIVKVTPSSKVVGDMALYMVQNNLTEDDIYDHGETLDFPNSVVEFFQGHLGQPYQGFPQEIQRIILKGRDAITTRPGELLEPVDFSELRDTLFHQLGRQVTSFDLITSALYPKVFHDYHRFTEQYGDMSVLDTPTFFFGMRLGEEIEVEIEQGKTLIVKLVSIGEAQLDGTRIVYFELNGQAREVVIQDRSIKATVVKRPQADKNNSKHIGATMPGTVLKVLVDPGEKVKKGDHIMITEAMKMETTVQAPFDGRIKDIYVKNSEAIHVGDLLIEFE
- a CDS encoding heme A synthase, encoding MLKFLKILSVITTIGMVFVLIGGALVTKTESGMGCGSSWPLCNGEIIPSNITTELVIEFSHRAASGFVGISLLILSYLAWKYIGHIRETKILVVLSLMFLILQGLIGAAAVVWGQSDFVLAMHFGISLISFATIFILMLLIFEIDLKFDAQSLHIHKSLRKQFYGLTIYTLIVVYTGALVRHTSASLACSNWPLCGIGINSWSFYEWVQMGHRLAAGLLFIWVTILLFKVSKSYKNSKVMYYGWWAAFGLIFLQVILGGLIIFTKLNLIIALLHAFIISCFFGLLSYFLLLSSRSARSEKNQ